A single window of Salvia splendens isolate huo1 chromosome 6, SspV2, whole genome shotgun sequence DNA harbors:
- the LOC121809039 gene encoding uncharacterized protein LOC121809039 encodes MTTEDILKSFMLQSNKLMEQNNQRMEKVETDVQNMATHLKNIDTQISQISQTVSTITQSGKFPSTTIINPKECKAVHLRSGTIYEAPSLPATTSDTVLEPKAAVAEKEKEAEKENTCTTSGVKVPFPQVLNQKEKKDEQFTRFLDIFRKVHVNIPLIETLQQMPKYSKFLKEVIAQKTSWGQVDTINLTENCSALLQRKLPAKLKDPGSFTIDCLIGGYKVENALCDLGTSINLMPLSVFKQMNIGTLNPTSATLQMADRSVVYPEGIVEDLLIKVGEFIFPIDFMVLDMEEDKGVPLLLGRPFLATAEANKNVKKGELTIFMGEESQMFSHKPRSMDGRTKECKVVRLKHQETTEEGGSSTVRKVKQKDFYELHMETMASTDSEPIAWIDADHSRPSPVHAVITAEPPRMGGKIPTDVKG; translated from the coding sequence ATGACCACGGAAGACATACTCAAGTCTTTCATGCTACAGTCCAACAAGCTCATGGAGCAGAACAATCAAAGGATGGAGAAGGTTGAGACAGATGTGCAAAATATGGCCACTCATCTGAAGAACATCGACACACAGATCAGCCAGATTTCCCAGACTGTGAGTACTATTACTCAATCGGGAAAATTCCCTTCGACCACCATCATAAATCCCAAAGAATGCAAAGCTGTGCATCTAAGGAGTGGCACTATTTATGAAGCTCCCTCACTGCCTGCGACCACATCTGATACCGTTCTTGAGCCCAAGGCTGCCGTGGCAGAGAAGGAAAAGGAGGCTGAAAAGGAGAATACTTGCACCACTTCTGGAGTAAAGGTGCCATTCCCGCAGGTACTGAATCAGAAGGAGAAGAAAGATGAGCAGTTCACTCGATTTCTGGACATCTTCAGAAAGGTGCATGTGAACATTCCTTTGATCGAGACACTGCAGCAGATGCCTAAGTACTCTAAGTTTCTGAAGGAGGTGATAGCCCAGAAGACCAGTTGGGGGCAGGTTGACACTATTAATCTAACTGAAAATTGCAGTGCTCTGCTGCAAAGGAAACTGCCTGCCAAGCTGAAGGATCCTGGAAGTTTCACTATCGACTGCCTCATTGGGGGCTATAAGGTGGAGAATGCTCTCTGCGATCTAGGCACGAGCATTAATCTAATGCCACTATCGGTGTTCAAGCAAATGAACATTGGTACTTTGAATCCCACCTCAGCCACACTACAGATGGCAGACAGATCTGTCGTGTATCCAGAGGGCATCGTGGAAGACCTACTGATTAAGGTCGGGGAATTTATTTTTCCCATCGACTTTATGGTCTTGGACATGGAAGAAGACAAGGGAGTCCCTCTACTGCTAGGACGTCCCTTCCTTGCCACTGCTGAGGCAAATAAAAACGTGAAAAAGGGAGAGTTGACAATCTTCATGGGAGAAGAAAGTCAAATGTTTTCCCACAAACCGAGAAGCATGGATGGAAGAACTAAGGAGTGCAAGGTGGTGCGTCTGAAGCACCAAGAGACTACTGAAGAAGGAGGATCGAGTACAGTCAGAAAAGTGAAGCAGAAGGACTTTTATGAGCTTCACATGGAGACGATGGCTTCCACTGACTCGGAGCCAATAGCATGGATCGATGCAGACCATAGTCGCCCTTCACCGGTGCACGCGGTGATAACTGCTGAACCCCCTAGGATGGGGGGTAAAATACCAACTGATGTCAAGGGCTAA
- the LOC121809040 gene encoding uncharacterized protein LOC121809040 encodes MTTEDILKSFMLQSNKLMEQNNQRMEKVETDVQSMATHLKNIDTQISQISQTVSTITQSGKFPSNTIINPKECKAVHLRSGTVYEAPSLPATTSDTVLEPKAAVAEKEKEAEKEITGTTSGVKVPFPQVLNQKEKKDEQFTRFLDIFRKVHVNIPLIETLQQMPKYAKFLKEVIAQKTSWGQVDTINLTENCSALLQRKLPAKLKDPGSFTVDCLIGGYKVENGLCDLGASINLMPLSVFKQMNIGTLKPTSATLQMADRSVVYPEGIVEDLLIKVGEFIFPIDFMVLDMEEDKGVPLLLGRPFLATAEANKNVKKGELTIFMGEESQTFSHKPRSMDGRTKECKVVRLKHQETTEEGGSSAVRKVKQKDFYELHMEMMASTDSEPIAWIDADHSRPSPVHAVITTEPPRMGGKIPTDVKGRKITAPTLKEPIPREPEK; translated from the coding sequence ATGACCACGGAAGACATACTCAAGTCTTTCATGCTACAGTCCAACAAGCTCATGGAGCAGAACAATCAAAGGATGGAGAAGGTTGAGACAGATGTGCAAAGTATGGCCACTCATCTGAAGAACATCGACACACAGATCAGCCAGATTTCCCAGACTGTGAGTACTATTACTCAATCGGGAAAATTCCCTTCGAACACCATCATAAATCCCAAAGAATGCAAAGCTGTGCATCTAAGGAGTGGCACTGTTTATGAAGCTCCCTCACTGCCTGCGACCACATCTGATACCGTTCTTGAGCCCAAGGCTGCCGTGGCAGAGAAGGAAAAGGAGGCTGAAAAGGAGATTACTGGCACCACTTCTGGAGTAAAGGTGCCATTCCCGCAGGTACTGAATCAGAAGGAGAAGAAAGATGAGCAGTTCACTCGATTTCTGGACATCTTCAGAAAGGTGCATGTGAACATTCCTTTGATCGAGACACTGCAGCAGATGCCTAAGTACGCTAAGTTTCTGAAGGAGGTGATAGCCCAGAAGACCAGTTGGGGGCAGGTTGACACTATTAATCTAACTGAAAATTGCAGTGCTCTGCTGCAAAGGAAACTGCCTGCCAAGCTGAAGGATCCTGGAAGTTTCACTGTCGACTGCCTCATTGGGGGCTATAAGGTGGAGAATGGTCTCTGCGATCTAGGCGCGAGCATTAATCTAATGCCACTATCGGTGTTCAAGCAAATGAACATTGGTACTTTGAAGCCCACCTCAGCCACACTACAGATGGCAGACAGATCTGTCGTGTATCCAGAGGGCATCGTGGAAGACCTACTGATTAAGGTCGGGGAATTTATTTTTCCCATCGACTTTATGGTCTTGGACATGGAAGAAGACAAGGGAGTCCCTCTACTGCTAGGACGTCCCTTCCTTGCCACTGCTGAGGCAAATAAAAACGTGAAAAAGGGAGAGTTGACAATCTTCATGGGAGAAGAAAGTCAAACGTTTTCCCACAAACCGAGAAGCATGGATGGAAGAACTAAGGAGTGCAAGGTGGTGCGTCTGAAGCACCAAGAGACTACTGAAGAAGGAGGATCGAGTGCAGTCAGAAAAGTGAAGCAGAAGGACTTTTATGAGCTTCACATGGAGATGATGGCTTCCACTGACTCGGAGCCAATAGCATGGATCGATGCAGACCATAGTCGCCCTTCACCGGTGCACGCGGTGATCACTACTGAACCCCCTAGGATGGGGGGTAAAATACCAACTGATGTCAAGGGAAGAAAGATAACTGCTCCAACACTAAAGGAGCCTATCCCGAGAGAGCCTGAAAAGTGA